One window of Streptomyces sp. NBC_00273 genomic DNA carries:
- a CDS encoding proline racemase family protein produces the protein MITVRTVDYHTAGEPFRIADCALDGMPPVPGDTVAERCATVIGPGGSGTAPRRGALDDVRRLLVQEPRGHAGMYGGFVVPADDDGAHFGVLFWHKDGYSTACGHGTMALGVWAVDTGRVAAPDDGDAPVRIDVPSGRVTATVHRGGGRTTGVTFRNVPARVGARKVPVATSFGLAEVDIAHAGACYAAVRARDLGLDVSRAALPALVRAGQEIRAALATHPATWHPDGPLLSGVYGVILHEELPDTPFGPHQRNVTVFADGQIDRSPCGSGTSARLALLAEDGRLGPGEDLLHESVTGTVFTGRMLDGGVTEVTGTAHRTGEHAFVADPHDALGTGFLL, from the coding sequence GTGATCACCGTCCGCACGGTGGACTACCACACCGCCGGCGAGCCCTTCCGGATCGCCGACTGCGCCCTGGACGGGATGCCGCCGGTCCCCGGGGACACCGTCGCCGAGCGCTGCGCCACCGTCATCGGCCCGGGAGGCTCGGGGACCGCCCCGCGCCGGGGCGCGCTGGACGACGTACGGCGCCTGCTCGTGCAGGAGCCGCGCGGGCACGCCGGGATGTACGGGGGGTTCGTGGTCCCGGCCGACGACGACGGCGCCCACTTCGGTGTGCTGTTCTGGCACAAGGACGGCTACTCCACCGCCTGCGGCCACGGCACCATGGCCCTCGGGGTCTGGGCCGTGGACACCGGCCGGGTCGCGGCCCCGGACGACGGGGACGCCCCGGTGCGCATCGACGTACCGTCCGGGCGGGTCACCGCCACCGTCCACCGCGGCGGGGGCCGCACCACCGGGGTCACCTTCCGCAACGTCCCGGCCCGGGTCGGCGCCCGCAAGGTCCCCGTCGCCACCTCGTTCGGGCTGGCCGAGGTGGACATCGCGCACGCCGGGGCCTGTTACGCCGCCGTCCGCGCGCGCGACCTCGGTCTGGACGTCTCCCGGGCGGCGCTGCCCGCCCTGGTGCGGGCCGGCCAGGAGATCCGGGCGGCGCTGGCCACCCACCCCGCCACCTGGCACCCGGACGGCCCGCTGCTCTCCGGGGTCTACGGGGTGATCCTCCACGAGGAGCTGCCCGACACCCCGTTCGGGCCGCACCAGCGCAACGTCACCGTCTTCGCCGACGGGCAGATCGACCGCTCGCCCTGCGGCTCCGGCACCTCGGCGCGGCTCGCGCTGCTCGCCGAGGACGGGCGGCTCGGCCCGGGCGAGGACCTGCTGCACGAGTCGGTCACGGGCACGGTGTTCACCGGCCGGATGCTGGACGGCGGGGTCACCGAGGTCACCGGCACCGCCCACCGCACCGGCGAACACGCCTTCGTGGCGGACCCGCACGACGCGCTCGGCACCGGATTCCTCCTGTGA
- a CDS encoding ornithine cyclodeaminase family protein, with the protein MAALLTPAAAADALAAALLGGLDPESCPPRSAIEVPGGGELLLMPAASGSYAGVKIAGVAPGNPARGLPRITGSYLLLDGPTLRPLALMDGAALTTLRTPAVSALALRHLAPAGRPLRLVLFGSGPQAYGHLEAALAVRELAEVVVVARDPGGAERLAAYARTLGPAARTGTPKAVADADLVICCTTAREPLFDGHLVGPEATVVAVGSHEPTARETDTALVRRAAVYVESRAAALREAGDLLVPEAEGAIGPGHITGTLADLVGGRMPAGGPRSCPRLFKSVGMAWEDLAVAVALFEAAGV; encoded by the coding sequence ATGGCCGCCCTGCTCACCCCGGCGGCGGCCGCCGACGCCCTGGCCGCCGCCCTGCTCGGCGGCCTCGACCCGGAGAGCTGCCCGCCGCGTTCCGCGATCGAGGTGCCCGGCGGGGGTGAACTGCTGCTGATGCCGGCCGCGTCCGGCTCGTACGCGGGGGTGAAGATCGCCGGGGTCGCGCCCGGGAACCCGGCCCGCGGGCTGCCCCGGATCACGGGCTCCTACCTCCTCCTGGACGGGCCCACCCTGCGCCCGCTGGCCCTGATGGACGGCGCGGCGCTGACCACCCTGCGCACCCCGGCGGTCTCCGCCCTCGCGCTGCGCCACCTGGCACCCGCCGGGCGGCCGCTGCGCCTGGTGCTCTTCGGGTCGGGTCCGCAGGCCTACGGGCATCTGGAAGCGGCCCTGGCCGTGCGGGAGTTGGCCGAGGTGGTGGTGGTCGCCCGCGACCCGGGGGGCGCGGAGCGGCTCGCCGCGTACGCCCGTACCCTGGGCCCGGCCGCCCGGACCGGCACCCCGAAGGCGGTGGCCGACGCCGACCTGGTGATCTGCTGCACCACGGCCCGGGAACCGCTCTTCGACGGGCACCTCGTCGGGCCGGAGGCCACCGTCGTCGCCGTCGGCTCGCACGAGCCGACGGCCCGGGAGACCGACACCGCCCTCGTGCGACGCGCGGCGGTGTACGTGGAGTCCCGGGCGGCGGCCCTGCGCGAGGCGGGGGACCTCCTGGTCCCGGAGGCCGAGGGGGCCATCGGGCCCGGTCACATCACCGGCACCCTCGCCGACCTGGTGGGCGGCCGGATGCCGGCGGGCGGGCCGCGGAGTTGTCCACGGCTCTTCAAGAGCGTGGGCATGGCCTGGGAAGATCTCGCCGTGGCGGTCGCGCTGTTCGAGGCCGCCGGAGTGTGA
- a CDS encoding GntR family transcriptional regulator: MGDLKQHSLIKAQERLRDQVGHALRAALIAGELRPGSVYSAPGLAAELGVSATPVREAMLDLAREGLVEPVRNKGFRITEVSERDLDQFTELRTMIEVPTIGRITKIATAEQLEALRPVAEEIVTSAREHNLIGYLEADRRFHLSLLALAGNDRLVETVGDLRKRSRLYGLTGLDEAGKLVSSAEEHIELLDLMLSGDAEAAQECMLRHLGHVRSLWAQGRDEPVGRVPGGLGSGLQ; this comes from the coding sequence ATGGGTGACCTGAAGCAGCACAGTCTCATCAAGGCCCAGGAGCGCCTCCGCGACCAGGTCGGCCACGCACTGCGGGCCGCGCTGATAGCGGGTGAGCTGCGCCCCGGCAGCGTCTACTCCGCACCGGGCCTCGCGGCCGAACTCGGCGTCTCGGCCACCCCCGTCCGCGAGGCCATGCTCGACCTGGCCCGGGAAGGACTGGTCGAGCCGGTCCGCAACAAGGGCTTCCGGATCACCGAGGTCAGCGAGCGCGACCTGGACCAGTTCACCGAACTGCGCACGATGATCGAGGTGCCGACCATCGGCCGGATCACGAAGATCGCCACGGCCGAGCAGCTGGAGGCGTTGCGTCCCGTCGCCGAGGAGATCGTCACCAGTGCGCGCGAGCACAACCTCATCGGCTACCTGGAGGCCGACCGCCGCTTCCACCTCTCCCTGCTGGCCCTCGCGGGCAACGACCGGCTGGTGGAGACGGTCGGCGACCTGCGCAAGCGGTCCCGGCTCTACGGCCTGACCGGCCTGGACGAGGCCGGCAAGCTGGTCTCCTCGGCGGAGGAGCACATCGAGCTGCTCGACCTGATGCTGAGCGGCGACGCCGAGGCGGCGCAGGAGTGCATGCTCCGCCACCTCGGCCACGTCCGCTCCCTGTGGGCCCAGGGCCGTGACGAACCGGTCGGCCGCGTCCCCGGAGGCCTGGGCTCCGGCCTCCAGTAG
- a CDS encoding dihydrodipicolinate synthase family protein — protein MTHAHTPAPRTRPWHGIMVATALPLREDLTVDHDAYAEHVAWLIANGCDGVVPNGSLGEYQTLTDEERAAVVRTAVEAAGDGARVMPGVAAYGSAEARRWADQAAEAGAGSVLLLPPNAFRADEDAVRAHYAEVARAGLPVVAYNNPIDTKVDLTPDLLARLHADGSIVAVKEFSGDVRRAYEIAELAPGLDLLIGADDVLLELALAGAVGWIAGYPNALPRSCAQLYRAAVAGDLETALPLYKSLHSLLRWDSKTEFVQAIKLSMDLAGRPGGATRPPRFPLTGETEAAVRAATEKALAEGLN, from the coding sequence ATGACCCACGCGCACACCCCCGCGCCCCGCACCCGCCCCTGGCACGGAATCATGGTCGCCACCGCGCTCCCGCTGCGCGAGGACCTCACCGTCGACCACGACGCATACGCCGAACACGTGGCCTGGCTGATCGCCAACGGCTGTGACGGCGTGGTCCCCAACGGCTCCCTCGGGGAGTACCAGACCCTCACCGACGAGGAGCGGGCGGCCGTCGTGCGCACCGCCGTCGAGGCGGCGGGCGACGGCGCCCGCGTGATGCCCGGCGTCGCCGCCTACGGCAGCGCCGAGGCCCGCCGCTGGGCCGACCAGGCCGCCGAGGCCGGCGCCGGCTCCGTCCTCCTGCTGCCCCCCAACGCCTTCCGGGCCGACGAGGACGCCGTACGCGCCCACTACGCCGAGGTCGCCCGCGCCGGGCTGCCCGTCGTCGCGTACAACAACCCGATCGACACCAAGGTGGACCTGACCCCGGACCTGCTCGCCCGGCTGCACGCCGACGGCTCCATCGTCGCCGTCAAGGAGTTCAGCGGCGACGTGCGCCGCGCCTACGAGATCGCCGAGCTCGCCCCCGGCCTCGACCTGCTCATCGGCGCCGACGACGTCCTGCTCGAACTCGCCCTCGCGGGCGCCGTCGGCTGGATCGCCGGCTACCCCAACGCCCTGCCGCGCTCCTGCGCCCAGCTCTACCGGGCCGCCGTCGCCGGGGACCTGGAGACCGCCCTGCCGCTCTACAAGTCCCTGCACTCGTTGCTGCGCTGGGACTCCAAGACCGAGTTCGTCCAGGCCATCAAGCTCTCCATGGACCTGGCCGGACGCCCCGGCGGCGCCACCCGCCCGCCGCGCTTCCCGCTCACGGGCGAGACCGAGGCCGCCGTCCGCGCCGCCACCGAGAAGGCCCTCGCCGAGGGCCTCAACTAG
- a CDS encoding proline racemase family protein, whose translation MRTRHVYHAVDSHTEGMPTRVITGGVGVVPGATMAEKRLHFIEHMDHVRTLLMYEPRGHSAMSGAILQPPTRPDADYGVLYIEVSGLLPMCGHGTIGVATVLVETGMVPVVEPVTTVRLDTPAGLVSVDVRVEDGAATAVTLTNVPSFSVGLDLKTEVPGFGTLTYDLAYGGNFYAFVELDALGLPFDRARGDDLLAAGLAVMDAINAGPDRPVHPENPSIAGVKHVYLAAPGSDAHRSRHAMAIHPGWFDRSPCGTGTSARMAQLHARGLLELGADFVNESFIGTEFTGRLVGETTVGGLPAVVPTVTGRAWITGTAQYFLDPTDPFPGGFLL comes from the coding sequence ATGCGCACGCGCCACGTCTACCACGCGGTGGACTCGCACACCGAGGGCATGCCGACCCGGGTCATCACCGGGGGAGTCGGGGTGGTCCCCGGCGCCACCATGGCCGAGAAGCGGCTCCACTTCATCGAGCACATGGACCACGTCCGGACCCTGCTCATGTACGAGCCGCGCGGGCACTCCGCGATGAGCGGCGCGATCCTGCAGCCCCCGACCCGCCCGGACGCCGACTACGGCGTCCTCTACATCGAGGTGTCGGGCCTGCTCCCCATGTGCGGGCACGGCACCATCGGGGTCGCCACCGTCCTCGTCGAGACCGGCATGGTGCCGGTCGTCGAGCCGGTCACCACCGTCCGGCTCGACACCCCGGCCGGGCTGGTGAGCGTCGACGTCCGGGTCGAGGACGGGGCGGCGACCGCCGTCACCCTCACCAACGTGCCCTCCTTCAGCGTCGGCCTCGACCTCAAGACCGAGGTCCCCGGCTTCGGCACGCTCACCTACGACCTGGCCTACGGCGGCAACTTCTACGCCTTCGTCGAACTCGACGCGCTCGGCCTGCCCTTCGACCGCGCCCGGGGGGACGACCTGCTCGCCGCCGGGCTCGCGGTGATGGACGCGATCAACGCCGGCCCCGACCGGCCCGTCCACCCCGAGAACCCCTCCATCGCCGGGGTCAAGCACGTCTACCTCGCCGCCCCCGGCTCCGACGCCCACCGCTCCCGGCACGCCATGGCCATCCACCCCGGCTGGTTCGACCGCTCGCCCTGCGGTACGGGCACCAGTGCGCGGATGGCCCAGCTGCACGCCCGGGGCCTGCTGGAGCTCGGCGCGGACTTCGTCAACGAGTCCTTCATCGGCACCGAGTTCACCGGCCGGCTGGTCGGGGAGACCACCGTCGGCGGCCTCCCTGCCGTGGTCCCCACCGTCACCGGCCGGGCCTGGATCACCGGCACCGCCCAGTACTTCCTCGACCCGACCGACCCCTTCCCCGGAGGCTTCCTCCTGTGA